TTGGGAAAGTGCACGCCAGGAAAGTAAAGCTGCCTTTGGCAATGATGACATGTATATGGAGAAGCTCATCGAGGAGCCGCGCCATATCGAGATACAGATCGTAGGAGATCAGTACGGTAAGGCATGCCACTTGAGTGAGCGTGACTGTTCTGTACAGCGTCGCCACCAGAAACTTACTGAAGAGGTCCCTTCTCCTTTTATGACTAAGAAGCTGCGTAAGGAAATGGGTGCTGCCGCTGTAAGGGCCGCAGAATATATTGCCTATGAAGGAGCGGGAACGGTTGAGTTCCTTGTAGACAAACACCGTAACTTCTACTTTATGGAGATGAATACCCGTATACAGGTAGAGCATCCCATCACGGAGCAGGTTATAGATTTTGACTTGATCAGAGAGCAAATCTTAGTTGCTGCGGGAGTAAAAATCTCTGGTAAGAATTATGAGCCAGCGCTACACTCCATCGAGTGCCGTATTAATGCAGAAGATCCTTACCATGGATTCAGACCCTCACCAGGCAAGATTACTGTTTTGCACGCGCCAGGAGGACACGGAGTACGTCTCGACACGCACGTTTATGCTGGTTATTCCATACCGCCTAATTACGACAGCATGATCGCTAAGTTGATCACCACTGCTCGCACCAGACAGGAGGCCATTGATAAAATGAAGCGTGCACTTGATGAATTCTACATAGAGGGAATCAAAACTACGATACCTTTCCACCGTCAACTTATGGAGGATAAGGCATACGTAGAAGGAAATTACACCACGGCTTTTATGAATGACTTCAAAATGAAGCCTGAGAACTAGATTTATCATCAAAGACTCAAAGCCCAAGTTCACTATCTGATCTTGGGCTTTTTTGTTGAATTTCGCTTTGACTTCGACTCCGTGGTCATTGAGCGGAGTCGAAATGCTCAGCGACCGCGCGAAAGCGTATTAAAATAAAAATCTCCAACCAAGTATATCTGGTTGACCATAGATGCTTGGGAGTCTTAGGGTAATAAAATAATTAACTATTTTTTCTGTTTTATCTAAATGCGCTGGTACATCCTATTTTTTCTTTTGGCAATAGGCTATTCTGGATACTCGCAGGATTATGGAAACGTGGTTTCTAAAAGAGTAAAAGTCAGCGACAGCATCAGGTTGGACTCAGTGAGTATTAGCCCGCGCTACTTTCAATTGAAATATCGGGATGGGACTCTTGTGGATTCTACATTGTATCAAATTGACTTTTCTAAAGCCCTTATCCGTTTCCAGCCTAGCCTTTCTGAGGCGATGGATTCACTCGATGTGCAATATCAAAAGCTACCCGATTTCCTTACCCGCACATATCAATCTGGTGATCCTGCTGTGATTCTTGATAATGAAAGTCAGCTTGAGAAACTTGTAGCATCGCAAAAACCACGTTCCACAAATACATTTGTGCCATTTTCTGGGTTGAATGTTTCTGGAAGTATTTCTCGTGGTTTCAGATCGGGAAATAATCAAAGCGGCGTGGTAGATTCTGAGCTGGATCTGCGGGTGACCGGTAAGCTTAATGATCGAGTCTCATTGCGTGCATCCATACAAGACGCTAATGTGCCGCAGACTCAAAACGGTTATTCCCAGCGACTGGATGAATTTGATCAAATATTTATTGAACTTTTCAGTGAGGACTGGAACATCAGAGCAGGAGACGTAGATCTCGTTCAAACCGATTTTCAGTTCAACAGTTTTACAAAACGAGTTCAAGGAATTTCGGGAACGATCAATTTTGGCAGTGAGGATCATCGAGCTTATGCCTCAGCGGCTGGAGCGCTGGTACGTGGAACTTTTAATATCTCGAGATTTACCGGTCAGGAAGGCAATCAGGGACCGTATAAATTGACGGGACAAAATGGAGAGCTTTTTATTCTGGTTGTCTCGGGCAGTGAGCGGGTCTTTGTAAATGGTGTGCCTCTTACCCGTGGTGAGAATGCAGATTATGTAATCGATTACAATGCGGGAGAAGTGCGATTTACCCCCACTTTTCCCATTACAAGTGAAATGCGTATCTCTATAGAGTATCAATATAGCGAGCGCAACTTTACCCGCGTCATAGGTTTTGCAAATGGCGGTTACAAAAGTGAAAAACTACAGATCGACACCTATGCCTACACAGAAAGCGACGCAAAAAACCAACCGCTGCAACAAAACCTGACGGAAGAACAAGTAGCCATTCTCGCCCAGGCCGGCGATGATGAAAGTCTCGCAGTAGCTCCCAGCGCAGTGCCTGACTCATTTTCTGAAAATAAAATCCTCTACACAAGATCTGTGATTAATGGCCAGGAAGTATTTACATTTTCCCAAGATCCCAACGAGGAATTATTTAATGTCAGGTTCAGCTTCGTAGGGCAGGGAAATGGGAACTACGTATTAATCAATGATCAGGCTATCGCAAATATTTATGAATACGTAGCTCCGGTAAATGGAATACCGCAAGGAAATTTTGCTCCTGTCGTGCAACTTTTTGCCCCAGAACAGCTGACCATTTTTGGAGCAAAAGCAAATTATCAGCCATTTGAAAAAACCATTATTGCTACTGAAATAGCGGCAAGTAACAATGATCTCAACCGATTTTCTGAACTTGATGACGAGAATAATAGAGGTATCGCAGCTAAGTTAGGAGTTGCACAAACTTTGTTCGAGGATAAAGACAACGTGTCACTCACGGCAAGAGCTAATGTAGACTACGTTCAAGAAGATTTTCAAAACGTGGAACGGGTTTATAACATTGAGTTCAATCGGGATTGGAACCTGAACAATGAAAGCGGCAGCCAGCTTTACTCTACAACAGGTCTCGATTTTAAAGTTGATTCGACCTTCACCACCAGTTATGAATTCCAACTGCTCGAGTTTTCTGATTCTTATTCAGGAAACCGTCACCGATTAGTTGGACTCTTGAGTACGCCGGGCTGGAAAGCTCGCTACAACGCAAGTCTTCTGAATTCAGAATCAAACACATTATCGACAGAATTCAATCGTGCAGATGTAGATGTGGTAAAGAAAATCAAGAAAAACTACGCTGGAGCACGATTTGGAATGGAGGATAATAAACAAAAGCTGGTAGCAACAAATCAATTTACGGGAGAATCGCAGCGGTTTTACAATTATGAAGTGTATGTAGGAAGAGGCGATACTACCTCAACTTTTGTTGAAGTAGGTTATCGACGACGCATTAATGATAGTTTGAGAAGCAATGAAATTCAACGAGTAAATGCTTCAAACAATTACTACCTCAAGTCACAACTCCTAAAAGATCAGGTAAGCAATCTTGCGATATATGCCAACTATCGCAGGCTCAAAAGTGAAATGGAAAATGTAGAAGATGAAGTGTCGTTCAATTCCAGAATTCTATATAGACGCAAGTTTTTTGAAGGCAAAATACTATCTAATACAACCTACGAGACTAACAGCGCCAGCATTGCTCGACAAGATTTTACCTATGTGAGTGTCAATCCGGGACAGGGAACCTTTACTTGGATCGACTATAACAACGATGGTGTACAGGAATTGAATGAATTTGAAGTGGCTCAATTTCAAGATCAAGCAAGTTTTGTAAGGGTGTTGCTTCCCAATCAAATTTTCCTCCCCACACACCAGAATAAGTTTTCTCAGACTTTAACCTTGCAACCTGCGTCGTGGTCGCAAGAAGAAGGTTTAAAAAAGATTCTATCACAATTTTATAATCAAATAGGTTACACCATAGACCGCATGGTTTTGCGAGAGGGAGATGCTTTTAATTTAAATCCCTTCAGAAGAGCTGATGACCAGCAAGGTCTTAATCTTAGTTTCAGGAACAGCCTATTTTTCAATCGAGGCAAGCAGCGCTACACCACAAATTACACCTACCTCAGTACGGAAACCGAAAATTTGCAAAGCATAGGCAGTATAGCTAGTGAACTGGAAAGTCACCAGCTCAGTTTTTTACATAAGATTGCAGAGCAATGGTTGATCACTTTCAATGCGCAAATAGGCTTTAATTCCAGCAGCAGCGAGAATTTCCCCAATCGGAATTTCAAAATCGATGAAAATCTCATTAAGCCACAAATTTCCTATTTGTTCAACGACAGTAATCGCATCGATCTATTTTTTGAATACCAAGACAAAAAAAACGAAGTAAACGATCTCGCAACCCTCTCACAAAGTAACCTAGGCGTTACCTGGTCTTTTAATGAAAGCCAGAAATATGCGATCAACGGTGAGCTGCGATACGTCAACAATGTATTTGAAGGTGTCGCTTTCTCCCCAGCTGGTTTTCAGATGCTGGAAGGGCTACAACCAGGCTCTAACTTGACTTGGAATCTGTTATTTCAAAAAAAGCTGACCAGTTACCTGGATCTCAACCTCAATTATAATGGTCGTGGGACAGAGAGCAGTCGCACTGTTCACAATGGCAGCGTACAGCTCAAAGCTTATTTTTAGGCCTGATCGCTAGCGTGCCATTCCGCATAGCTGGTTTCTGTTTCCCTGAGTCTTAGGGAAAAAAGCTCAAGATGCTCGGGTAGACGTGATTTGATTTTCTCGGCAAAATCCAGAATCATCATCTCGCTTGTAGGCTGGTAATCGGCGAGAATCACATCATGACCTCTGCCTCTCAGTTCTTCAGCAAGTTCTACGTGAGGGGTGTTTTTGTTAAAAACAGTAGCATGATCAAAAGGATCCACAATTTCTTCCTTGACGATTTTCTTCAAGTCGCCAAAATCGATCACCATTCCCAGCTTCACATTATTAGTGTCAGAAATAGGAGTGCCAATCACGGTAACGGCTAATTTATAACTATGTCCATGCACATTACGGCATTTACCGTCATAGCCGTGAAGCGCGTGACCGGTTTCAAAAGTAAATTCCTTGGTGATGCGTACCTTTTTCATCTTCTGTTCTTAAAAAACTTATTGTAAGCCACCACAACTACGAGAATGATTGCAATTAAAAGAAAGATACCGGTCCCACCCATAAATCTTGAAATGGAAATAAACCAGTTTTCGTCGTCTATTTGAAGCAGCATAGCAAAATTTTCCGCAAAGATACTGAGTTATATACAGTTGATTTCAAGTAGCTCATTCAATTGTAGTTGTTTTAGAGTGTTTCCGCTTTCGCGAAAGCGAGATAAACATTCAGCTCCATTGAACATGAAATACAACCGAGAAATTTTTATAAAATTCATTTGCGCATTTTCTGAATTGTTTTATTTTTGCACCCGCAATAGTCCCATGGTGTAATGGTAACACTCCGGTTTTTGGTACCGTCATTCTAGGTTCGAGTCCTAGTGGGACTACAAAACAACCCTCTTAACTGTCTAGTTTTGAGGGTTTTTTGTTGTTTTGTAATACGTGCTTTCCCCTTATATTCCCCCTTGAAGATCAGTTAAGGGCTTTTTAAGCTGTTTTATTTCGATTGAACGCAATAAAAAAACCTCCCCAAAATCGGAGAGGCTTCAATGACCAAAAATAAGATATTCAAATATAGCTATTATAGACCGCGATAGATACCGTTTTCATCGATATCTTTCACGTAGCTGGATTTAGGAATATATCCTTTCTCAGGATCATAATCGGCAAATCTGAACGGTGCCAGAACATGACCGTAAGAGCTATCGATCATGCTACTATCTTTAAAGCCGTTCAACATCTCGCAAAATTTATTGATCCGATGGTATTCGTTATTCTGCACTTCGTGTCTGGTGTAAGTGCTGAACTCATCAGTTAGAATCTCATCAATTTCAGGACTTAGCGCAACCTTGCCGTTTTTGACCTCAAAATATTTAGAGACGAACATTCTGTTATTGAAGGAATGATCCATGACCGAAACATCTATTCCCAGAGCGGAAAGATTAAACTCATCCGTTGCGTTTGGGAATTGGTAGGTCTTGCGAAGCTTTTTCATGACCGCTTCTTTACGGTTTAAAGCGGATAATATTTCTACGGCCGTGCTGTCCGTAATTTCGCCTAAGATGCTCCTGGCAATCCTCAGTACATCGTTGTAAAAATTTAACTCCCTGTCAAGGTCTGTTTTTCTGGTTTGAACTCTGAATTTGTCGATATTCAGTAAAATCGGTTCGAATTGTTGTTCTGTAGTTTTCATGTTTGTTAAAATTAAAATTGATTTTTGGTCTAAATATTTGCTCCATCAACTATGGAGTTTCTTTTTGAAACGCTGGAAATGATATCTTCAACGGACGTTATCGGAGACGGTAAAGAGCTAACCGCGTCCTTAAAAGATGCTGCCATGCGGTCATAATCAACTGCTGGCACTCGATTAGGTCTTTGAGTGTTTGACTGCACGAATGATCTGGTTACAATCCCGCCATCTGCAAAGTAATTGGGTGTCGAAGCTGTACGGCTGTTTAGGTGCATATTGTTGAAGTCCATGAACAAGCGCGCTGCATTGCGATTCATCACTCCAATCAGTTCCCCTTGTTCCGCTTCAAATGCAGTTCCATCTTCGCCTAGAAACTTTGTTCCGCCTTGCGAATGACGCTTACCGCCTATACTGAACAATGCTCCTTTTTCGGCTTTTTTAATGTCTCTGATTGCTTTTGCTCCTTCAGCAACCGCTAGACCTGTGCTAATTCCCGCCTGTACGGTGTTTATTGTTACCCATGGCTGACCAAACGTCAAAGGAGATGCTGCGATAGCTTTAGTGTTTGCAATTCCCGTCTGGCTTACAATCTGTGAAATAGCTGCTGCTTTATCCGCAACGACCGAAGCTATCGCAACTGATTTGCCCAATGCGCTTTCTTGATCCAATAATCCAGAGACGCGATCTAAATAGCTTTTACCAACGGCTAACTTGTACTGTAGAGATTCTTCCCTAAGCTGTTTGTCCATTGCTGCATATCTGGCATTTATCAAGTTCACATCTGCACCGGTGATTTCAGCTTCTTTGATTTCTTGCTGTCGTTGTCTCTCAAGTTCGTTTCTACGGTTCTCAAGATTCATTAAGAAGTTTTCTTCACCGAGAATGCGTTTGTTCTCAAGGTCAATTAGATCCGCTTCTTTTTCCTGCTCTTTCTGAGCGGTTTTCAGCTCCTCATTTTTGATTCTGTTCTGCTCATTTATCTCGTCAATCTTCTCGTTGTATTCAGTTTCATTGATTTCTCCCTGAATAAGTCTAGCCTTGTGATATTGCTGCTGTTTTTCCTTAATGCGTTGCAAACGATCCTCTTCGGCTTTTACGACTTCATCAGTCAATCGGGTTTCGGCATCTATTCGGCTCTGGTTAGCATTCAGGTAGGCTTGCAATTCTTGAGATGCTGCCTGAACTGCAACTTCTGCGCGTTGGCTTGCCAGTTCATTTTTAAGCCTTAGAAGTTCAGCATCGTATTCAGTCTCGGTAACATTTCTGTTTTTAAGATTTGCCTTGAGGATATCGACCTCTTTTTTGTAAACATCCTCAGCGACTTTGAGCTGTTCTTCAAGTGTCTTTTTACGGTGCCCCTGTTGCTGAATGAATAATTGAAGCTGCGCTTCTTGTTCGGCTATCGCCTTGTCTGCAATCTCTTTTTGCTGTTGTGCAGCTTCTTTTTGCAACTGAACGCGGTTTGTTAACTGCTCCGATTCCTGACCAGTTATCCTTTCGCGAATGTCCGCAATGGCTTCAAGGGCTTCGGCTTGTGCGTCCAGAGCTTCTTGAGTTCTACCTTCTTGCTCAATTCGGATATTGTTTACTTCAAGATTGAGCTGTGCGATTCTCAATTCTTCTTCTAGCTGTTTTTTGAGGGTTTTCCCTAATTCTTCATTTGCAGCTACTCGCTCCTGAATGCTTTTGCTTTCATCGTCGCGGATTTGTCGCAACTTCTCAGCTTCTCTTTGATAGTCCTTTTGAATTTTCCCAGACTTGCGCTGCTCGTTTCTTAAAAACGCTTCCGCATCCGCTAATTCTTTGGCTTGTGCGCTGCTTTCCTGAACCTCAATATTGAACTTTCGCAAAGCTGCTGCCTGTTCTTCAAAACCTAGCAATTCAAGTCCTGAAGCTATCGCATCAATTCCCTTGAAAATCGCTTTTTCTGCCAGTTCAAAACCTTTCACAATCCCATCGATAAGAAATTCGCCCAACGGTTCCAGAAACTTCAATAGTTTGTTAGTGATTCCAGAAAAACCGCTAAACGCCCTCATGAGTTTGTTAGTGGAATCCTCGCTTCGGTTCAATGCGCTTTTGACTAGCGCAAACGCTCCGACCAGTACGGCCAGAATTGCACCGATAGGGGTTGCGATAAATGCAAGTGTCGCCTTGGTCATTCCCCACATTCCAGTTGCAGCACCTTTCAGACCACCTTTAACCAAGTTCAGCGCGCCTCCAGATTCTTCGGATTTTTGAACCATGCCACTCAGACCACCGCTAAAAATACTTGTACCTTCAAACGCTTCTTTTACCCCTTCGGAATAACGTCCGATATTTGTAGAGGTATCGCCTATGCCTTTGCGAAGTTCTACGGTGCGGTCTTTCAGTTCTTTGTGCTTTGCTGCTAACTGTTCTGCCTGAATGGAATTTTCACCGTACAGTTGTTTAGTCTCAGACCATCGCTTGTTTATTATCGATAGCGCGTTTTCCGCTTCTTTGACCGTTTTTATTTCTTTGCCCTGAAGTTCTAGGAGTTTACCCAGTTGTGTTTGACTCGCGTTGTATTCACGGTTTAACGCCTTGGTTTCAGCTTGCAGCTCTACGTATGTACGAGATGAAGTGTCGCCAGACTTTTTTAGTGCGTCTAGTGATTCCTTGCTGCGGTCTAATCGCTTCTTTAATTCCGTTTGACTTTTGAGTACCGCATCCACGTCGATATCCAGCTCGAAGATTTTTATTTTTGACATCTGTAGTTTCTTGTATTAGGTTAATGATTTCGTTTTCCAGTTCTTTTTTTAGCTCGGCATCACTTGAGCAAATAACAAAGTTTTTTTTCCATCGCTCATGGAAGTAGGGCGTTGTGAAGTACCTGACTATGTTTGCTATCTCAAAATCGGATAGGTTCGTTTCGTTTGCTGCCCAGTCGATAGCGGTAACTATGACCGCGTTAACGTTGTATTTTTCCTGAAGGTCTACTTCTTTACTCATTTTGACCCTCCTTTCCGTATCGGTGCATTTGAATTGATTTTAGTGTTGAGGTTGTTTTCATTTTTCGGCGTTTTTTCGGCGTTTTTTCATGTCAGGTTTTGTAAGGTTCATCTTGATTTCAATGTTAAGTTTTGACAAGTTCTGATGAATTATCTTTTCATTTACCCTTTGGGTAATCTTTGGGTCAGACATCACCCCAAACTCACCCTTCTTTTCGTAGTATTTACGTAGTAAACCCCATTCGGGCAATGATTGGATTTGAGTTTTAAACCTTAATATTTGCTAACAACCTTGAACCGCTGTTTTCTTTTTATTCTACTCATTACACGGCTCAAATCACTCATTGTCAATATCTAGCAATTTCCCATACCGCACGTGAACGGTTAGGCTTTGGAAATGAATGACTTTGTTAGCCTGATTTTTCTTTGAAT
This genomic interval from Nonlabens spongiae contains the following:
- the accC gene encoding acetyl-CoA carboxylase biotin carboxylase subunit; this translates as MFKKILIANRGEIALRVIRTCKEMGIKTVAVYSTADADSLHVKFADEAVCIGPPPSNLSYLKMANIISAAEITNADAIHPGYGFLSENADFSRICEEHDIKFIGASAEMISKMGDKATAKATMKAAGVPCVPGSDGIIESFEQCQEIAEETGYPVMLKATAGGGGKGMRAVWKAEDLKEAWESARQESKAAFGNDDMYMEKLIEEPRHIEIQIVGDQYGKACHLSERDCSVQRRHQKLTEEVPSPFMTKKLRKEMGAAAVRAAEYIAYEGAGTVEFLVDKHRNFYFMEMNTRIQVEHPITEQVIDFDLIREQILVAAGVKISGKNYEPALHSIECRINAEDPYHGFRPSPGKITVLHAPGGHGVRLDTHVYAGYSIPPNYDSMIAKLITTARTRQEAIDKMKRALDEFYIEGIKTTIPFHRQLMEDKAYVEGNYTTAFMNDFKMKPEN
- a CDS encoding 6-pyruvoyl trahydropterin synthase family protein: MKKVRITKEFTFETGHALHGYDGKCRNVHGHSYKLAVTVIGTPISDTNNVKLGMVIDFGDLKKIVKEEIVDPFDHATVFNKNTPHVELAEELRGRGHDVILADYQPTSEMMILDFAEKIKSRLPEHLELFSLRLRETETSYAEWHASDQA
- a CDS encoding coiled-coil domain-containing protein; protein product: MSKIKIFELDIDVDAVLKSQTELKKRLDRSKESLDALKKSGDTSSRTYVELQAETKALNREYNASQTQLGKLLELQGKEIKTVKEAENALSIINKRWSETKQLYGENSIQAEQLAAKHKELKDRTVELRKGIGDTSTNIGRYSEGVKEAFEGTSIFSGGLSGMVQKSEESGGALNLVKGGLKGAATGMWGMTKATLAFIATPIGAILAVLVGAFALVKSALNRSEDSTNKLMRAFSGFSGITNKLLKFLEPLGEFLIDGIVKGFELAEKAIFKGIDAIASGLELLGFEEQAAALRKFNIEVQESSAQAKELADAEAFLRNEQRKSGKIQKDYQREAEKLRQIRDDESKSIQERVAANEELGKTLKKQLEEELRIAQLNLEVNNIRIEQEGRTQEALDAQAEALEAIADIRERITGQESEQLTNRVQLQKEAAQQQKEIADKAIAEQEAQLQLFIQQQGHRKKTLEEQLKVAEDVYKKEVDILKANLKNRNVTETEYDAELLRLKNELASQRAEVAVQAASQELQAYLNANQSRIDAETRLTDEVVKAEEDRLQRIKEKQQQYHKARLIQGEINETEYNEKIDEINEQNRIKNEELKTAQKEQEKEADLIDLENKRILGEENFLMNLENRRNELERQRQQEIKEAEITGADVNLINARYAAMDKQLREESLQYKLAVGKSYLDRVSGLLDQESALGKSVAIASVVADKAAAISQIVSQTGIANTKAIAASPLTFGQPWVTINTVQAGISTGLAVAEGAKAIRDIKKAEKGALFSIGGKRHSQGGTKFLGEDGTAFEAEQGELIGVMNRNAARLFMDFNNMHLNSRTASTPNYFADGGIVTRSFVQSNTQRPNRVPAVDYDRMAASFKDAVSSLPSPITSVEDIISSVSKRNSIVDGANI